Sequence from the Fragaria vesca subsp. vesca linkage group LG4, FraVesHawaii_1.0, whole genome shotgun sequence genome:
GATGAATAGACTGGCACAAATTAAGAACAATAATAATGTAAAGTTAAAAAGGTAATTTCTCTGAATAAATATCCATCCACCTTATTGAATGAACAAGCTAGGCAACACTACAATGTTTCTGGTTTTTATACCAACAAACTTTCTGCAGGCAAGCTCTCCAGAACTGCCTTCCCACCAAAGAAACCACGACCGAGAGGACTATATGACACAATCCCAATTCCAAGCTTCCTGTAAAAGTTGAAGCAGAGGAAATGTATATTCAATTTTATGAAAGGACCAATTTTACCTAAAGCTTAACAAAGCTGGAAAGTTTGACATATTAAAATTCAGACTTTAGGAGGTGAAAATGTCAAACCGGCAAAGTGGAATTATTTCATTTTCAATGTCTCGAGTCCACAGTGAATACTCCATTTGCACAGCAGTGATGGGATGAACAGCATGAGCTCTCATTATGGTGTCTATACTAGCTTCTGATAGACCAATGTATCTAATCTTTCCTTCATGCACAAGCTTCTTAAGCTCCCCAATCTTTTTCAACCACCAAATAGTGCAAACATTTAGATATAAAGATAGTCCTAATAGTACATTGAAATAATGGATTTCAAGAATGAAATATAATGGAAAGTGAAACATGTCTCAATCCTTACAGTATCCTCAATTGGCACTGAAACATCGATACGGTGCAAATAGTACAGATCAATATAGTCGACATCCAGCCTCTTTAGACTAGCTTCGCAGCATGCTCTTACATATTCCGGGGTACCATTTGCCGTGAACTGAAAGCCGTCTGACCTGACAAGGCCACATTTTGTTGCCAGTTGGACTTTTTCTCGAGGAAGCTGTTTCAAAGCCTGTACTTTCAAGGAAAGTAAGTTTTTTCTACCCAAAGTTTCCCACTTACAAAGTTACAAGTAGCAGGTCTGACCAAAGATTTTACCCCATTTGAATATGTGCAACTCTAAATTTTTTACAGAAAGAAGTGTTCATCATTTACCTTGCCAACCAAGAATTCATTATCATGATTGTCACCATAAAGGTCCGAAGTGTCATAGAAGGTAATGCCCCTATCAAATGCTTCGTTTATCACTGAACATCCAGCTTCATGAGAGAGAGGAGCATTGTATATTCCAGATAGTCCACCACATCCAAAACCCAATCTAGAAACCTACAGACCCCCAAAATGTCAAACTCAACTTCCAAAGAACCGTACACCATAACCAAGAGAACTATTGTGTTATCATTACCTACAAATACAAGCATCAATTTTATTTCAAAAACACCATGAAAACTTAACTTCTTTTCTTTTTCAAACTCGAAAGCTAAGTCATCGATCTAATGATTTGGAGTCATACAGGTCTGACTGGTTAGTCTCATAAGCATGCAGGGAACCAAAAACCATGCCAAATCTTGTAGATGCATCATAGATGATTTGCAAAGTTTCTCATACAAATTACAAACATTTTACATTTTGTATTCTTCATTTCTGTTCAATCAAACGACTACAGGGAACAGATCAGATAATAACTAAACAATGTTCTAGAAACTGAAATCTCAGCAATGGGAATACATGTTGATAAACTGTAAGAGATTCTGCATACTTTATGTTGAGAGCGTTCTAAATTGATCTGCAGAGTGTAGTTGACTTTGGAACATGTGCAAGCCAAAGTGAGAAAATTACACTTACCTCCAAGCCCTGATTACCCAGTTTAATCTTTGGGAGAAAAATACACTTACCTCCAATCCCTGACTACCCAGTTTAATCTTTGGGATTTGAATACGAGAGTTGTCCTCCATTTTCAGCAAAAACAGATGAGTGTGGCTGGAGATCGTTCTACAGGGAAACACTTGTTTTACTTGTTCAGTTAGGTAGCATGTCTACTCCTCAACAACTTCATTACTTAATTGTCAAACACTGACTAGCTAGCTTCAAGTTTCTTTGTATTCTATTCTATTAGAAGCAACTTAAATTAGAAAGAAACCATGAGTTTTGGGCCTGACAATTAGTAGTTTATATTTTGTTCCAGTGTATGAACCCAGCAAACTTACAAGACATCTACAATTATTTAATTTTTTATGACTTTCATTCTGTTGTACCTTATCAGTGTTTTTTTTTTTTTGGAAATGAATCAACTTCATTGAGGGACACAGCCCAATAGCCATAAAGCCCAACCAAACAACATAATTAATACAAGAAAACTAATCAACTACTTCAAACCCAGAAGTAGGAATAGACAGTTTCCTTGCCAACAAAAAGAGAAGAGCCACGACCAGTATGCCGTGCTCAATCAGTGACCATAGGAGGGCAAGGGAGCCCATCATTCCGGAGTACATTGGTGTTGCTCAATCCTTATCAGTGTTGAATAGGTACAACTGCTAACTAAAATGCTATGACCACATAAGGACTAGCTGATCCCAATATTTTTGCACTACAAATAAATTTCATCTATGATAACAAAGGGATTACATCACATCTGTGACAGTGTCACTGTACTTTGCAAATCATCACAAAATTTATAGCAAACTGCTGTAGAGATTATTGAAGAATACATACCAACTGTGACTCTAACATGTTATTATGAAGCAGGATGTTAAAACATTACAGTTTATCAAGTGAAACTACAGAAACCAGATTAGATGACAGTGATGAGGCTCACCAACAAAATCAGTATACAGAGACACTGACAGCACCCTTGCAATTACTTTGATGGGGTATTTGCATAATTCCACATGAAATTTGATAGACCTTCAAATTCTCGGTCTCCTTACCATATATAAGCATCTGAAATATCAAAGAAGGTGATGCCCCTATGAAATGCTTCCTCTAATACTAAGCATCCAGCTTCGTGAGATAGAGGAGCATTGTAGATTCCAGATAGTTCCGCACATCCAAAACCCAATCTAGAAACCTGCAGATTAGAGAAGTAAAGGCCAACTTCCAATAAAGTCTACACCAACCAAATGAACCAACTAAAAAACATTACTTGAAACTATAAAACTCAAATTTTCAGAAACAACAGGAAACCAAGGAAACTTTTTTTCCTTTTTTCATCTTGAAGATGAGTTGTTTAGTGATAAACATCATTTAAGTCACTCTGTGATAGCTATATTACTGTTAGTCATCAAGGAAAAACCAAACTCTGTACAAGCATGGTAGTTGATTTGCAAAGTTTAATAATAAAAAACATGGACCTTACAGCATAATCAATTTGCTATTCAATCAAAAAATAAGATAATGACAAAACAGTGTTTTAGAAACTAAAAACTCAGCTTTATGGAATGATATTGATAAACTGAAAGAGGTTAAGCTCTTAGAGTGGTATAGATTTGTTCTAATTACATTGATCAGCATAGTTTCAGTTGTCTTCCAAAGATGTACATACCAAAGTGTGTGAAAAGTAAATCAGGCCCAGTTTAACCTTTGGGATCTCAATATGAGATTTTTCCTCCATTTTCATCAAAATCAGATGACTGTAGCTGGAGATTTGTTCTGCGATAAATCAGGTAGGCAACTTCTTTAGTTCTCGCCAACTTCAGTCTATTGGAATTTGAAAGTAACAATGAGCCATCACAATGACACAATTTAGTCTATCTCCTGCATGTAAGAAGATACATTCTTCTTTCTTATATCTTGAAGAGTCAAATTTTGATAGAGATTTGGCCCTTATTTTCCTCCTACTTCCAACCTTCCTAATGTATTTGACACAATCACAAATTTTACTATGTAAGAAGATTAACCTTTTACTCCATGTCAGCCCATAATAATGGTTCCAGTTTTTCTGAACAAACTAGCTAGCAGCAGGAAAATACTGTAATGCTCTAATATAGTTTGGTCAAAAAGGAAATGATATGCAGAGTAGTCATAGACATGAGTAATCTGGA
This genomic interval carries:
- the LOC101299286 gene encoding perakine reductase-like; the encoded protein is MEDNSRIQIPKIKLGSQGLEVSRLGFGCGGLSGIYNAPLSHEAGCSVINEAFDRGITFYDTSDLYGDNHDNEFLVGKALKQLPREKVQLATKCGLVRSDGFQFTANGTPEYVRACCEASLKRLDVDYIDLYYLHRIDVSVPIEDTIGELKKLVHEGKIRYIGLSEASIDTIMRAHAVHPITAVQMEYSLWTRDIENEIIPLCRKLGIGIVSYSPLGRGFFGGKAVLESLPAESLLSIHPRFNGKNLEKNKLFYNKLANLAAKHSCNAPQLALSWLLHQGKDIIPIPGTTKLKNLDINVGSLEVKLTKEDLNEICDAVPIDEIGGDREYEVFSKFVWSNASTPSK